Proteins encoded within one genomic window of uncultured Sphingopyxis sp.:
- a CDS encoding EAL domain-containing protein: MPFPVKSLIISWRTIALSLLLSVVVGLAAVSEPIDRVIEAAIGRVAWRPVSDDIVVVALDDRTLDEVAGRDFSMTRHAQVVDAIDRAGAKRLFIDFTYDRRERDPDFRLLTAAVRKMGDRAILAVAAKSARSGDSELARFPSPAFGTAVQIACIGWEYELWQVWRIPITLDVDGRAIPSFSSLLANRRSNDAGVYALDYSYKTSSITEYSASDVLSGKVARELAGRDVIFAPTAAEFQDNHYLPGHDRVPGAYVHVIGAETLKRGMPVDIGWFPHLAITAVFLLAAAAFRRARWFNIIAAALAIVLIVSKIYLMTMLVSSSIGAALFLAAVIGANVSRTSRRRLAQRENPLSGLPNFEALRSQPSFGSATVIAAKVVNFEDLAAFIPGDGIGKLVEQVTRRLQLASQGTALHHDLDGTFAWLVPYYQHSQIEGQLAGLAALFNAPLTIGELRVDVAIAFGVNDEFEGSNAQRLAAALVAAERAIRTRALWTKYTSRQKEDAGWQLSFHSQLEDALTGGDIWVAFQPQYEIATKRLVGVEALARWTHPTRGPIPPDEFIVQAEKSQDIYRLTLFVMDQAIRSAAQFHERGLRINMSVNLSASLLDHSDLVGTIRVMLTAHHLPPEVLTIEITETAQIENSRQARQTLAQLRRTGIRLSIDDYGTGQSNLEYLTEIEADEIKIDKRFVMTMRDSQRNLEVVKSTIDLAHRLGAVAVAEGIEDAETMALLAGLGCDVGQGYHLGKPQLFSELAATLSASPQNRTA, from the coding sequence GTGCCCTTCCCGGTCAAAAGTCTGATCATCAGCTGGCGGACGATCGCACTGTCGCTACTGCTCAGCGTGGTCGTGGGGCTGGCTGCGGTCAGCGAGCCGATCGATCGCGTCATCGAGGCTGCGATTGGCCGCGTTGCGTGGCGACCGGTCTCGGATGACATCGTCGTGGTGGCCCTCGACGACCGGACGCTCGACGAAGTCGCCGGTCGCGATTTTTCGATGACCCGGCATGCGCAGGTGGTCGATGCGATCGACCGGGCCGGCGCCAAACGCCTGTTTATCGACTTTACTTATGACCGGCGCGAAAGGGATCCCGATTTTCGGTTGCTGACCGCGGCGGTGAGGAAAATGGGCGACCGCGCCATCCTCGCGGTCGCGGCGAAATCGGCACGCAGCGGGGATTCCGAATTGGCGCGCTTCCCCAGCCCCGCCTTCGGTACCGCCGTCCAGATCGCGTGCATCGGCTGGGAATATGAACTCTGGCAGGTCTGGCGGATACCGATCACGCTGGACGTCGACGGTCGGGCCATTCCAAGCTTCTCGTCGTTGCTCGCGAACCGGCGATCGAACGACGCCGGAGTTTATGCTCTCGATTATTCCTACAAGACGAGTTCGATCACCGAATATAGCGCAAGCGACGTCCTGTCGGGCAAGGTCGCGCGCGAACTGGCCGGCCGCGACGTAATCTTCGCACCGACTGCAGCGGAGTTTCAGGACAATCATTATCTTCCCGGGCACGACCGCGTGCCGGGCGCTTATGTGCATGTGATCGGTGCTGAAACGCTGAAACGCGGCATGCCCGTCGACATCGGCTGGTTTCCTCATCTCGCCATCACGGCGGTCTTCCTGCTTGCCGCAGCCGCCTTTCGCCGCGCACGCTGGTTCAACATCATCGCCGCGGCGCTCGCCATCGTGCTGATCGTCAGCAAAATCTATCTGATGACGATGCTGGTCAGCAGTTCGATCGGGGCCGCCCTGTTTCTTGCCGCCGTGATCGGCGCGAACGTCTCGCGTACCAGTCGCCGCCGCTTGGCACAGCGCGAAAATCCCCTATCGGGCCTCCCCAATTTCGAAGCCTTGCGCTCGCAACCCTCGTTCGGCAGCGCCACCGTCATCGCGGCCAAGGTCGTCAATTTCGAAGATCTTGCCGCCTTCATCCCGGGGGACGGCATCGGCAAGCTCGTCGAACAGGTCACCCGCCGCCTCCAGCTCGCCTCGCAGGGCACCGCGCTCCACCACGATCTCGACGGCACCTTCGCCTGGCTCGTCCCCTATTATCAGCACAGCCAGATTGAGGGGCAGCTCGCGGGCCTCGCCGCGCTGTTCAACGCGCCGCTGACGATCGGCGAGCTGCGCGTCGACGTCGCGATCGCCTTCGGGGTCAACGACGAGTTCGAAGGCTCGAACGCACAGCGCCTCGCGGCCGCGCTCGTCGCTGCCGAACGCGCGATCCGCACCCGCGCGCTGTGGACCAAATATACCTCGCGCCAGAAGGAAGACGCCGGCTGGCAACTCTCCTTCCACTCCCAACTCGAAGACGCGCTCACCGGCGGCGACATCTGGGTCGCCTTCCAGCCGCAATATGAAATCGCGACGAAGAGGCTCGTCGGGGTCGAAGCACTCGCGCGCTGGACGCACCCGACACGCGGGCCGATCCCCCCCGACGAGTTCATCGTCCAGGCCGAAAAGAGCCAGGACATCTATCGCCTCACCCTGTTCGTGATGGATCAGGCGATCCGCTCGGCGGCGCAGTTCCACGAGCGCGGCTTGCGCATCAACATGTCGGTCAACCTGTCCGCCAGCCTGCTCGACCACAGCGACCTCGTCGGCACGATCCGCGTGATGCTGACCGCGCATCATCTGCCGCCCGAGGTTTTGACGATCGAGATCACCGAAACCGCGCAGATCGAAAACAGCCGCCAGGCGCGCCAGACGCTCGCCCAGCTGCGCCGGACAGGTATTCGTCTGTCGATCGACGATTATGGCACCGGCCAGTCGAACCTCGAATATCTGACCGAGATCGAGGCCGACGAGATCAAGATCGACAAGCGATTCGTGATGACGATGCGCGATTCGCAGCGGAACCTCGAAGTGGTCAAATCGACGATCGATCTCGCACACCGCCTCGGCGCCGTCGCGGTCGCCGAAGGCATTGAGGACGCCGAAACCATGGCGCTGCTCGCGGGCCTCGGCTGCGATGTCGGTCAAGGCTATCACCTTGGAAAACCCCAATTGTTTTCCGAACTCGCCGCGACTCTCTCCGCCTCCCCGCAGAACCGCACCGCATAA